The genomic interval GCTCGAGGCAGCCGATCTCCACCGCGCTCGGGAAGCAGGAATACAGATCGATGAACGAGACGCCGCCGACGTCGAGGTCGGCCATGGCGAAAGCTTTCTTGCCGATGGTCCGGATCGCCGGCGAGGAATGGAAATTCACGCGCTCGGAGACGTTCCAGATGTCGGCGGCGTCGCCGCAGCCATGGAGGAAGACCCATTTGGATTCGGGGATGCCGAGTTCGCGCGCCTTGGCGACGGAGGTCATCACCACGGCGGCCGCCATGTCGACCTCGATCACGGCGTTGAGATACTTCGTGTAAGGAAAGCCCACGAAGCGGTTCTTTTCGGTCGGCGTCGAGATTTCCGCCGGCGAGCGGTAGGTGGGAAACCAGGAATGGGGATTCTCCGCCGCGACCTTGGTGAGGGGCGAGAAGAATTCGCCGAGCCATTTCAGATGCTCCGCCGGCGCGCGGCGCTTCATGCCGCGCAGGCCGTTCTCGAACAGGGGATAGACGTTGACCGGAAAGGCGAGGCCGTGGCGGCGCTCATAGTCCGTCGTGCCAGAGCGCATGTCGCCGATCTCTTCGGGGTCGGCGCCCGGATCGGCATCGGGGCCGTTCGCCCAGCCGAGATCGACGCCCTGCTTCATCGCGCCGAGCAGCGAGGCGATGTATTCCGCACCGGCCAGCAGCGCGACGTCGCATTCGCCGCCGGCTATCTCTTCCGCCGTGCGGTTGACCAGCCATTGCGGCGTGTTGCCTCCCGTCGCGGTGTAGAAGGCGCGGCGCGGCTTCGCGCCGATGCGGTTCGCAAGACTCAGCGGCGGATTGCGGAACATGCGCTTGGGCAGACGGCCCTGGTCGCCGGGCGAGTCGGCGGTGAAGCGGACGACGGAAACGGTGTCGACCGCGGAAGCGAGGTCGCGCGCGCCGGTATCGGCGAGCGCCTCCGCCGAGACCTTCGCGAGCATCTCGATCGGGCTGAGACTGGCGCGGATGTCGCCCTTGGCCGTGCGCTGGGTGAGCTGCGCGCCGCCGACGAGGATGGGCGTGCGCGGATCGATGTCTGTCATGCTTCGTGCCCGGTGTTGTCGAGCGCGATGACAGCACGGCAACGCATCAATTTCAAAGCAATGACCTTCCGTTGCGGAAGAAGACTCGCGCGGAGTCGCGGAGAGGCCGGTTACACTCTGCGGCTCCGCGGCTCCGCGTGAAAATACTTCGCCAGCCGCGCCAGCGCGTCGTCGATCACCGCGTGCTTCTTGCAGAAGGCGAAGCGCACCATGTGGTCGGGCTTGCCGTCGTCGAAGAAGACGCTGAGCGGGATCAGCGCCACGCCGGCTTCTTTCGCCAGCCGCTCGCAGAAGGCACGGTCGGGCTCGTTGGTGAGGTCGCGAATACCGGCTGTGAGGAAATAGGTGCCTTCGCAGGGCAGCACGTCGAAGCCCAATGTCGCGATGCCGGCGGCGAGCTTGTCGCGTTTGCCCTGAAGGTCCTTCGTCAGGTTCAAGGTGAAATCGATCTCGTTCTCGATGCCATGAGCGACGCCGAGCTGAAGCGCGGTCGGCGTGGTAAAGGTGATGAACTGGTGCGCCTTGGTCACGACCTCGACCAGCGGGCGGGGACCGGCGACCCAGCCGACCTTCCAGCCCGTCAGCGAGAACATCTTGCCGGCCGAACCGATGCGCACGCAGCGCTCGCCCATGCCGGGGAGCGCGATCAGCGGCGGAACGGTCTTGCCGTCGAAGACGAGATGCTCATAAACCTCGTCGCAGATCGCCACGGCTTCGGTGTCCTTCACCACGCGCGCCAGCGTTTCGAGTTCCTCGCGGTCGAAGACGCGGCCGACCGGGTTGAGCGGGGTGTTGATCAGGATGGCGCGGGTCCTGGGCCCGACGACGGCGCGCAGGTCCTGTTCGGTGAGGCGGAAGCGCGGCGGCGACAGCTTCACGCTTTTCACCGTGGCACCGACGGCCAGCGCGATGGGGCGATAGGAATCGTAGGACGGCTCGATCAGCACGATCTCGTCGCCCTGCCCCACCAGGCCCATGATCGAGGCGGTCAGCGCCTCGGTGGCGCCGGAGGTGATCAGCACCTGCGTCTCGGGATCGAAGTCCAGGCCGTGGAAGCGTTTGGCGTGGGCGGCGACGGCGCGGCGCAGCTCCACTCTGCCCTTCATCGGCGGATACTGGTTGGGGCCCTCGATCAGCGCGCGCGCCGCGGCCTCGCGGACGGCGAGCGGGCCGTCCTCGTCCGGGAAGCCCTGGCCGAGATTGATCGCGCCATGCTCGACCGCCAGCGCCGACATGTGGGTGAAGATGGTGGTGGGGAGGGACGAGAAGACCGGGTTGAAGCGCATGTCGGCAGGATGCACCAAAACGCGGCCTCCGTAGAACCCCTGATATGGGATTGGATTCAGGGTCCGTTGGCCGGCGCCCGACTAGTGACGCCTGAATTCTACATGGAAAATTTGAAATGTATTTGAGCGAGGAAGAGGCCAAGGAGCGCTGGTGCCCGTTCGCACGGGTGGAAGGCAGCAATCGGATGTTCAACACCCTCAGCGACGGCTTCAAAGACTCGCCCGCGCCCTATCACTGCATCGCCGGCGAGTGCTTGGCGTGGCGCGAAGTTCATGTGACCTATTTGAAGGTCGGCACCGGTAAGGCGATGGCCAATCACGGCTATTACGGCTTGGCCGAGCGCCCCGAATTCGGTTGATTTGGTCTGGCTGTTTTTCAGGCCAATTGCCTAATTTTCGGTCTTTCTTATTTGCGCCCATCGCCGGCGCGCCGCTAAGCCATTGATTTTACAGATGGGACGGCTTGGCACAGACCCTGCTTCTTCGTTAACGACGCGGTGTATCCAAGCCGCACGGGAGAGATAAATGAAGAAGATCGAAGCGATCATAAAGCCGTTCAAACTCGATGAAGTGAAGGAGGCGCTGCAGGAAGTCGGCGTCCAGGGCATCACGGTGACGGAAGCCAAGGGCTTCGGCCGCCAGAAGGGCCATACCGAACTGTACCGCGGCGCCGAATACGTCGTGGATTTCCTGCCCAAGGTGAAGATCGAAATCGTGGTCGACGAGGGCCGGGTCGAGGCCTCGGTCGAGGCGATCCAGAAGGCTGCGCGCACGGGCCGCATCGGCGACGGCAAGATATTCGTCCTCAATGTCGAGGAAGCCATCCGCATCCGCACCGGCGAGACCGGCGCGGACGCCATCTGAAGAGTCTCAAGAGTCTCGCGTTGGGTAAATTCAACTTCTTGAAGGGGAAGACGTACGACCATGGCAAATAGTCCGGCAAGCATTCTGGCGATGATCAAGGCCAAGGAGGTCAAGTTCGTCGACGTGCGGTTCACCGATCCGCGCGGCAAGTGGCAACACGTGACCTTCGACCTTTCCATGGTCGACGAGGACTTCCTGACGAACGGAACGATGTTCGACGGGTCGTCCATCGCCGGATGGAAGGCGATCAACGAGTCGGACATGACGCTGGTGCCCGACCTCGACACGGCGGTGATCGATCCGTTCTTCGCGCAGACCACGCTCGTCATCATCTGCGACGTGGTCGAGCCGACCACGGGCCAGCGCTATGGCCGCTGCCCGCGCTCGATCGCCAAGGCGGCGGAGAAATACGTCAACGCGTCGGGCGTCGGCGACACCACCTATTTCGGCCCGGAAGCGGAGTTCTTCATCTTCGACGACGTGCGTTTCGAAGTGGGCATGAACAAGGGCTATTATTATCTCGACGCCATGGAAGGCGCCTACAACACCGGCACGGAATACGAGCAGGGCAATCTCGGCCACCGTCCCGGCGTCAAGGGCGGCTATTTTCCGGTCCCGCCGGTGGATTCGGCCCAGGACATGCGCGGCGAGATGCTCGCCATCATGGGCGATATGGGCATCCAGCCGGAAAAGCACCATCACGAAGTCGCGACCGCGCAGCATGAGCTTGGCTTCAAGTTCAACACGCTGACCAAGTGCGGCGACTACATGCAGATCTATAAGTACGTGATCCACCAGGTCGCCGCCGCCTATGGCAAGTCGGCGACCTTCATGCCCAAGCCGATCTACGGCGACAACGGTTCGGGCATGCACGTGCACCAGTCGATCTGGAAGGGCGGCAAGCCGCTCTTCGCCGGCTCGGGCTATGCCGATCTGTCGGACACCTGCCTCTACTATATCGGCGGCATCATCAAGCATGCGAAAGCGATCAACGCCTTCACCAACCCGCTGACCAACTCCTACAAGCGCCTGATCCCGGGCTTCGAGGCGCCGGTGCTGCTCGCCTATTCGTCGCGCAACCGCTCGGCGTCGTGCCGCATCCCGTTCAGCGCCTCGCCGAACGGCAAGCGCGTCGAAGTTCGCTTCCCCGATCCGGGCGCCAATCCCTATCTCGCCTATGCATCGATGCTGATGGCGGGCCTGGACGGCATCGAAAACAAGATCCACCCGGGCGACCCGATGGACAAGGATCTCTACGCCCTGCCGCCCGAGGAACTGAAGCTGGTGCCGACGGTTTGCGGCAGCCTGCGCGAAGCGCTGGAGAATCTCGACAAGGACCGCGGCTTCCTCAAGAAGGGCGGCGTGTTCAGCGACGACTTCATCGACGCCTATATCGAGCTGAAGATGGGCGACGTCTACGCCTTCGAGCACACGCCGCATCCGGTCGAGTTCAAGATGTACTACTCGGTCTGAACGGACCGAAACCCGGAATGGAAAAAGGGCGCGCCGGTGGCGCGCCCTTTGTCTTTTCGACACGTTGCGGGTCTCGCTACGCGGCGACGACTTCGCCGTCCTGCTTGGCGTCGGGCTGGACCGCGGGGAGCACGACATAGGCGCAGCAGCCCTTGCCCGGCTCGCTCTCGAGCCAGGCGCGGCCGCCATGCAGCTCGGCGAGGCCGCGCACCAGCGCAAGACCGAGGCCCGTGCCGCCGGCCTGGCGGTCGTAGCGGTTGTCGACCTGGCTGAACGGCGTGAAGATCTTGTCGAGCTTCTCGCGCGGGATGCCGGGGCCGTTGTCCTGCACGGAGATCTGGAAGCCGCCGCAGCGCGCGAGCTCGGCGCGCACCGTGATGCGACCGCCTTCGGGCGTGAACTTGACCGCGTTGGAGCAGAGGTTGATCAGGATCTGCTTGAGGGCGCGCTCGTCGGCGTAGAGCGGCGGGGCTGCGGGATCGACCTCGATGGCGAGCGTCTGCTGGCGCTCGCGCGCCTTGGCGCCGATCAGCTTGAGTGCGATGTCGAAGGTGCGGCGCGCGTCCAAGGGATGCGGCGCGATCTCCATCTTGCCGGCCTCGATCTTGGCGACGTCGAGCAGGTCGTTGATCAGGCTGAGCAGATGCGCGCCGGACGAATGGATGTCGCCGGCATATTCCTTGTAGCGCTGCGAGCCGACGGGCCCGAAGCATTCCTGCGCGATGATCTCCGAAAAGCCGAGGATGGCGTTCAGCGGCGTGCGCAGTTCATGGCTCATATTGGCGAGGAAAGCGGTCTTGGAGGCATTCGCGGTCTCGGCCTCGAAGCGCTTGCGCAGGGCCTCGTCGCGGGTCTCCTCCAGCTCGCGCGCCAGATCCTCGACCTGGAAGCGCAGGCGGGCGTCCTCGTCGACGCGGCGCGCGAGGCGACGGCCGTCGAAGAAGAGCTGCGCCGCGAAGGCCGGGATGACCAGCGCGGTGCCGTAGTCGAGCATCGAATCGCCGAACGCGAAGCGCAGCGCCGCCACCGCCGAGATCGGCGCGAGGCAGGCGAGGAACATGTCCATGTGCGTGGCGCGGCTGACGATCAGCGTGGAGAGCATCGCGAGCGTGGCGCCGGCGAGGAAGATGTGGTTGAGCTGGCTCGCCGGGTCCCACAGGAGCCAGGGCACCAGGCCCCAAATCGTGCTGATGACGACCTGAAGCACGGTCATGCGCGCGAACCACGGGCGCACCGCCTCGTAGTCGGTCTGGCCGGCCGTCGTCATCTGGTAGAACGAGACGATGTTGGAGGCGAGGAACATCGTGATCGACACGATGATGGGCAGGAGGATCGCCTGTTCGAACGGGCGGCTGCCGAGATAGCCGAAGCCGTCGGAGCCGAGCCAGGCCAGCGCCAGCGCCCAGAGCGGCGAGGT from Rhizomicrobium sp. carries:
- a CDS encoding acetyl-CoA acetyltransferase gives rise to the protein MTDIDPRTPILVGGAQLTQRTAKGDIRASLSPIEMLAKVSAEALADTGARDLASAVDTVSVVRFTADSPGDQGRLPKRMFRNPPLSLANRIGAKPRRAFYTATGGNTPQWLVNRTAEEIAGGECDVALLAGAEYIASLLGAMKQGVDLGWANGPDADPGADPEEIGDMRSGTTDYERRHGLAFPVNVYPLFENGLRGMKRRAPAEHLKWLGEFFSPLTKVAAENPHSWFPTYRSPAEISTPTEKNRFVGFPYTKYLNAVIEVDMAAAVVMTSVAKARELGIPESKWVFLHGCGDAADIWNVSERVNFHSSPAIRTIGKKAFAMADLDVGGVSFIDLYSCFPSAVEIGCLELGIATDDPRGLTITGGLPYFGGPGNNYVMHSIAQMADKLRGSAGKFGLVTGNGWYVTKHSAGIYSTKPTRGKWRREDPKSYQKDIDAMAHPAVVEKPEGPATVETYTVVLDRRGKRFGIVVGRLADGGRFLAHTPDNDATLDWMMREEVLGKPGTVTAGNPTNLFRFT
- a CDS encoding aminotransferase; this encodes MHPADMRFNPVFSSLPTTIFTHMSALAVEHGAINLGQGFPDEDGPLAVREAAARALIEGPNQYPPMKGRVELRRAVAAHAKRFHGLDFDPETQVLITSGATEALTASIMGLVGQGDEIVLIEPSYDSYRPIALAVGATVKSVKLSPPRFRLTEQDLRAVVGPRTRAILINTPLNPVGRVFDREELETLARVVKDTEAVAICDEVYEHLVFDGKTVPPLIALPGMGERCVRIGSAGKMFSLTGWKVGWVAGPRPLVEVVTKAHQFITFTTPTALQLGVAHGIENEIDFTLNLTKDLQGKRDKLAAGIATLGFDVLPCEGTYFLTAGIRDLTNEPDRAFCERLAKEAGVALIPLSVFFDDGKPDHMVRFAFCKKHAVIDDALARLAKYFHAEPRSRRV
- a CDS encoding P-II family nitrogen regulator codes for the protein MKKIEAIIKPFKLDEVKEALQEVGVQGITVTEAKGFGRQKGHTELYRGAEYVVDFLPKVKIEIVVDEGRVEASVEAIQKAARTGRIGDGKIFVLNVEEAIRIRTGETGADAI
- the glnA gene encoding type I glutamate--ammonia ligase → MANSPASILAMIKAKEVKFVDVRFTDPRGKWQHVTFDLSMVDEDFLTNGTMFDGSSIAGWKAINESDMTLVPDLDTAVIDPFFAQTTLVIICDVVEPTTGQRYGRCPRSIAKAAEKYVNASGVGDTTYFGPEAEFFIFDDVRFEVGMNKGYYYLDAMEGAYNTGTEYEQGNLGHRPGVKGGYFPVPPVDSAQDMRGEMLAIMGDMGIQPEKHHHEVATAQHELGFKFNTLTKCGDYMQIYKYVIHQVAAAYGKSATFMPKPIYGDNGSGMHVHQSIWKGGKPLFAGSGYADLSDTCLYYIGGIIKHAKAINAFTNPLTNSYKRLIPGFEAPVLLAYSSRNRSASCRIPFSASPNGKRVEVRFPDPGANPYLAYASMLMAGLDGIENKIHPGDPMDKDLYALPPEELKLVPTVCGSLREALENLDKDRGFLKKGGVFSDDFIDAYIELKMGDVYAFEHTPHPVEFKMYYSV
- a CDS encoding HAMP domain-containing sensor histidine kinase, yielding MGFGQQLRVRRSADVRVLNAQLDLVAGAMRTTRFTSPLWALALAWLGSDGFGYLGSRPFEQAILLPIIVSITMFLASNIVSFYQMTTAGQTDYEAVRPWFARMTVLQVVISTIWGLVPWLLWDPASQLNHIFLAGATLAMLSTLIVSRATHMDMFLACLAPISAVAALRFAFGDSMLDYGTALVIPAFAAQLFFDGRRLARRVDEDARLRFQVEDLARELEETRDEALRKRFEAETANASKTAFLANMSHELRTPLNAILGFSEIIAQECFGPVGSQRYKEYAGDIHSSGAHLLSLINDLLDVAKIEAGKMEIAPHPLDARRTFDIALKLIGAKARERQQTLAIEVDPAAPPLYADERALKQILINLCSNAVKFTPEGGRITVRAELARCGGFQISVQDNGPGIPREKLDKIFTPFSQVDNRYDRQAGGTGLGLALVRGLAELHGGRAWLESEPGKGCCAYVVLPAVQPDAKQDGEVVAA